GCGGCGATCGACTACGCGGTGCCGGCACTGGAGGTGCTCAACTCGCACATCGAGCTGGAGGGGCGCACCATCGTCGACACGATCAGCGACAACGCCGCCTACGGAGCGATGGTGCTCGGAGATGTGCGCAGACGCCCCGACGAGATCGATCTGCGCTGGGTGCCCGGCGTGCTCAGCCGCAACGGCCAGATCGAGGAGACCGGGGTGGCGGCCGGCGTGCTCGGTCACCCCGCCACCGGCGTGGCCTGGCTGGCGAACAAGTTCCACCAGCATGGTGCGCGTCTGGAGGCGGGCGAGATCATCCTGGCAGGATCATTCACACGGCCCATGTGGGTCGAGCGCGGCGATACCGTGCTGTGCGACTACCGCGAGATGGGAACCATCGAATGCCGCTTCGTCTAGCCAAGCCATTCCGTGCGCGCCTCGCTGAGAGCGATCGTCCGCTGATCGGGATGTGGGTCTGCTCCGGCAGCCCCACGATCTGCGAGATCGCCGCCGGTTCGGGCGTGGACTGGCTGCTGATCGACATGGAGCATTCCGCGAACTCACTGGAGAGCGTGCTCTCCCAGCTGCAGGTCGCGGCCGCATACCCGGTCACTCCGGTCGTCCGCGTGCCGTGGAACGATGCCGTCGCGATCAAGCAGGTGCTCGATCTGGGCGCGCAGAACATCATCGTGCCGATGGTCTCGTCGGCCGATGAGGCTCGCGCCGCGGTCGCCGCCACTCGCTACCCGCCGCAGGGCGTGCGTGGGGTCGGCAGCGCGCTGTCCCGCAGCGCACGCTGGAATCGGATCGACGGCTACCTGGAGAACGCCACTTCGCTCGTGTCGCTCACGGTGCAGATCGAGACCATCGCGGGCGTCGCCGCCGCCGCCGAGATCGCTGCGGTCGACGGGGTGGATGCCGTGTTCGTGGGCCCCTCCGATCTGTCGGCGTCGATGGGCCTGCTCGGGCAGCAGACCCATCCGGACGTGGTCGCGGCCGTGCACAGCGTGTTCGACGCCGCGCACGCTGCCGGATCGCACGTCGGTGTGAACGCTTTCGCTCCCGACGCCGCGGACGCTTACGTCGAGGTGGGTGCCGATTTCGTGGCGGTCGGCGCCGACGTGGCGATGCTGGCGCGAGCATCCGAGGCGCTGGCATCGCGGTTCATCCCGTCGGCCTCCGACGAGCAGCGCGCCAGCTACTGACGCGCTCCCCGTTTCGAATCGCAGATCGCGATATCCGATGGCGATTTCGAGGGATGTGCGCGATTCGAGATGTGCCCCGCACCGCAAACCATCCGAGTTCATAGCCGGCACCGGGGAACCGCACAGCGTCCCGGGCCAGACTGGATCCATGACTTTCGAGACGCTGCGGGCCCTCGCCGGCCGAGCCGCCCTGTTCACCGCACTCCGCCAGGACCAGCTGCGATCTGCGACCGACGCGCTCGGCGACCATCGCTGGGATGCGGATCTGGCAGCGGGCACCTTCACCTTCGCGTCTACCGCAGACCCGCAGCGCACCCTCACCGCCACACCGCATCTGCTCGCCTCGATCGCTCCCGGCCCTCGCTCGCTGATGTGGTCGTGGGCGCTGCCGCAGGGGATCGCACCGGCGTCACCGAGCGCCTGCGCGCCTATGGCGAGGAGCACGGCATCGCGGAGCTGACGCAGGGCGAGGTCGCTTTCCCCGATGACACCGGCGACGACATCCACGCCTGGATCGCAGATCTCGCGCACGTGATCGGCGGCGCCGCCACCGAGATCACCGGCCTCTCGCCGTACTACTCCGCTCCGACGGACGGGGCCCGAGCCGTGCTGCTGCTGGATGCGCCGATGGACCCGCTGACGGTCGCCTCGGCGGTCACGGCGCTCCCGGGCATCCTCTCCGAGCTGACGCTCAGCGACGCGCGCGCATCGGTATGGGACCTCGGCCGGCTGGCCGGCTGGCACCTGGAGTGGGCCGACGGAGACTTCGCGACGGCGGTCGTGACGGATGCCAGTGGCTCGGCGACCTTCCGCTTCGACGAGTACGCGCGCATCACCGGCATCGAAAGCACGCTCACCGGAGCCTGATCCTCGCCCCTGCTGGGCTGCGCCGCCCTGCTCAGTTACGTGAATGAGCAGGGGCGGCGCAGCTGAACAGGGACGGCGGGAAAAGAGACCGGCGGACGGGGCACACAGACGAGAGGCACACGATTCCGTGAAAGCGGTTTCTCAGCTAGTCTGAATGCATGCCCGTCATCACCGCCGATCGACCTCACAAGCACGAGCGTCTCGTCCGGATCCTCGATGAGCTCGACGCGGAGAGCATCCTGCTCACCCGCCCAGAGAACCTCGCCTGGTACTTCGACGGCGCCCGCACCCAGGTGCCGATCGGCGGCGCTCCCGTCTGCTCTGCACTCGTGCACCGCGACGGATCCGCCGTCGTCACCGCCCCTGAGAACGAGGCCGACCGGCTCGCCGCCGAAGAGGTCGCCGGCGCCGAGTTCCGTCGTGTGCCCTGGTACGAGTCGTTCGCCGAGGCGCCCCGCGGCGTGCCGACGGACGCGGATGCCGTGAGCGCGCTGCGCGCCGCCCGCGCCCCCTGCTGCCGGTCGAGCGCGAGAGGTACGCCGAACTCGGACGCGACGCCGCCATCGCCGTGACGGAAGTCCTGCGGGAGGCCCGGCCGACGATGACCGAGTTCGGCCTGGCCGCCGATCTCGCCCAGGCGGTGCACGGCATCGGCGCCACGCCCTCTGTCGTGCTCGTCGCCGGCGCCGAACGCGGCGGGGTGCAGCATCCGATCCCCACATCCGCTCCCCTGGGCCGCCGTGCGCTGGCTGTGGTCACGGCGGTACGGCACGGCCTGCACGTCAGCTTCAGCCGCTGGGTGCGCTTCGCCGGCACAGAGCCGTCAGCGGTCGAGACGCTGCGCGAGGTCGAGGCCGAGGTCTTCGCCGCCACCCGCCCTGGCCGTGCGCTCAGCGCCGTCGTCGCCAACATCGCCACAGCCTACGAACGACACGGTCTGGGCTCCCTGAGCATCCTGCCTGGCTCGCGCACCACCAGGGCGGCCCGACCGGCTATCTGGGTCGCGACCCCAAGGCGAACCCGCACAGCGCCGATCTCGTCGCCGCCGGCGGCGCGTTCGCGTGGAATCCGTGGGTGCCACACGCGAAGCTCGAGGACACCGTCATCGTCGACGAGGCCGGCCCACTGATCCTGACGACCGATCCCGCCTGGCCGACCACGACGGTGCGCGGCATCCCACGACCGCTGACGCTCGATCTCACCTGACCCGACTCCACTGGAGGCTCTCATGCATCTCGACGACATCCACATCCGCGACCCCTTCGTGCTCGACTCGCCGGAGTCGGAGCACCGTTACTGGCTGTTCGGCAGCACGGACGACAACATCTGGTCGGGTCCCGCCACCGGCTTCGACACCTACTGGAGCGACGACCTCGAGAACTGGACCGGACCCATCGCCGCGTTCCGGCCCTCCGACGACTTCTGGTCGCACACCCAGTACTGGGCGCCGGAGGTGCACATCCACAACGGCGCGTTCCACATGTTCGCCACCTTCACCGCCGAGGGGCGACGGCGCGGCACGCAGGTGCTGCGCGCCGACCGCCCGGAGGGCCCCTACCTGCCGTGGTCGGATGGCCCGGTCACCCCGCACGACTGGGAGTGTCTGGACGGCACGCTGCACGTCGAGGACGGCACGCCCTACCTCGTCTTCTGCCACGAATGGAAGGACGTCGGCGACGGCGAGATCCACGTGCTCGAGCTGTCGCCCGACCTGCGCCGCGCCGTCGGCCAGCCCCGGATGCTCTTCCGCGCGTCGTCGGCGCCGTGGACGCTCAGCATCCCCCGCCCCGAGTTCCCGGAGGTGTTCGTCACCGACGGGCCGTCGATGCATCGCGCGGCCGACGGCCGGCTGTTCATGCTCTGGTCGAGCTGGGGCGACGGCGGTTACGCGGTGGGGGTGGCGACCTCGGCGACCGGCTCGGTGCAGGGACCGTGGACGCAGTCCGAGCAGCCGCTGTGGCCCACCGACGGCGGACACGGGATGATCTTCGCGGATGCCGAGGGGCAGCTGTTCCTCACCCTGCATACGCCCAATCGCACGCCCGACGAGCGGGCCGCGTTCTTCCCGCTGGTCGAGACTGCGGAAGGGCTGCGGCTGCGAGAGAACCCTCAGAAGACCGGTGAGACGAACGGGCGCGCTTCGCGCACGCCGATCGCGCCGCCGGAGAGGGTGATGCGCTCGTTCGGCGCGACCCGCAGCGGCACGACAGCGGATGCTCCCGCCCGCGCACCCGCGATCATGAGCTCCCCCTCGACGGGCTGCGCCGCGAGGCCGATCACCGCGATCACGCCGCCGGCGGCATCCGTCTGCACGCGCCAGCCGCGGGGGAACGAGAAGGCGAGCTCTCCGTCGCGATGCACCTCGACGAGCTCGTCGTCGGCGACGAGTTCCCAGTCCGCTCCGCCGATCGTGCGGGCGTAGGCGATCGCCTCGGCAGCGGCGCCGTGCTCGAGGCGCGTGGGCGTCAGACCCGAGAACCAGACGGTGCCGTCGTGGTGGGGAAGGATGCCGGAGTGCCGCTCGAGAGCGTCGAGGAACCAGAGGATCGACGGCGAGTACACCTCGGTGAACCCCGCCGCCCCCGACCACGGGTCCAGGCACTGCGGGAAGGCGTCGGCGACGGCGAGCGCGGCCAGCGTCGGCTGCGCCGTCAGCGCGAGCTCGGCGACGTGACCGTGCTGCTCGAAGGCGTCGGGGGCGCGCAGCTGGGCGAGGAAGTTCACCGGGCCCGCCCAGGAGTTGCGGGAGGCGTCGTGGTCGAAGCGCGGGTCGTCCATGGCGATCGTGGTGAAGCCGTAATGGGCGAGGAACTTCCCGGTGTGCATGAGGTACCGGCGCAGGCTTGCGGCGAAGAAGTCCGCGTCGCCGACCTCGCAGGCCAGCACGCGCAGCAGCACATCCGAGGCGATGCGCACCGGACGACCCGATCGGTCGCGGTCGTAGAAAAGTGCGTCCTCGTCGTGGAAGCACTGCGTGTACAGCGCGTCGAGGGATCGCTGCGCGGCATCGCGCCAGGGCCGCGGATCCTCGCCGAGCGCCTCGGCGATGACGGCGAGATACGAGCGCTGACAGGCGACGTTCGCGGTGAGATCGGGGGCGATGTAGGGCATCGTGGCCGAGCCGGGGTCGATCTGCCGCGCATCGGCCCGGAACGCGCGATCGGGGGCGAACCAGAACCGCGGCGACAGGTCGTGACCGGTGTCGAAGGTGCAGAACGCCTCGACCCCGCCGCTGCCGCGGGTGTCGCGATACCGTGCGAGCCAGGCGTCGTAGCGCACCATGGCGTCGTACATCCGCCGCAGCAGTGCGTCATCGCCGGTGCGCTGGTGGTGCCGCCACACGACGCGCGCGAGCGGTGTCACGATCTGGATCTGGCTGAATCCCGGCCCGTCCGGAGTGACCTTGTACGGCAGCATGCCGTCTTCGCGCTGCAGCTGGGCGAACTGCCGGAGCGTGTCTGCGGCGATGTCGGGCGCGAAGCGGGCGAGCACGTCGGTGTTGATGGTGCCGGTGCTCTCCAGCCAGCATCCGTCGTAGACGCCGCCCTCGTTGAGCACCGCGGCGTCGGCGATGGGCCGGATGCACTGCGCCAGCTCGGTGAGGGCCCGGTGCCAGCGGGTCTCCAGCGGTCCGCCGACGGCGGCGAAGGCGATCCCGGATGCCGTGATCTGCTCTCCGAACGGCGTCCCGGCAATGCCGGCACGAGCCGCTGTTGGGCCCTGTCCCGCTCTCCGGCGTGCCTCAGCGCGAGCAGTCTCGGTCATGGTTCTCCTTGCGGCAGGGCAAAGACTCGACGGATGCGGACGATGGTGGTGCGGACTGATCCGCACCACCATCGGCTCACGCCAGGATAGGCGTCACTTCAGTGCGGCGCCCAGCTCGTCGACCAAGCGCTGGCCGGCCTCGGCGGGTGTCGCCTTGCCGAACAGCACATCGGACTCCATACGCTGGGACAGCTCGTTGAGGATCGCACCACCGGCGGGCTGCGGCGGAGCGACGACACCGCTGTCGAGCACCACGTTCACGTAGTCGGCCGCGATCTGGCTCGCGCCCTCCAGCTTCGGGGCGACGACGGCGAGCGTGTCGGGGTTGAACGGCACGCCACGCGTGTCGAGGATCAGCTCGGCGGCGGCAGGCTCGTTGAGGAACCAGTCCACCAGCAGCGCAGCGGCGGCCGGATGCTTGGTCGCGGCGTTGATCGACCAGAACGCCGACGGCAGCAGTGCCACTCCGGAGCTGTCGGTCGACGTCGGTGGCAGCAGCATCTTCACATCGCCCGCACCGGCGTACACGCTCATCAGGTTGCTGTAGCCGAAGGTGACGCCGGCCTGCCCCAGCGTGAACGGCTGCTGGTCGGGCGGGAGCTGCCAGTTCGAGGTCACCACCGACGGATCGGGAAGGCCTCCGCCGTCCTGCAGCGCGGTCTCGATCTCGTACCAGCCGGCGATGTCGTCGGCGTCCACGTCGAGCTGACCGTCCCAGTCGTACATCCCCAGCTCGCTGACCTGCCCGGCGTAGGTTCCCAGGATGTCCTGGACCCGCAGATCGATTCCATAGACGGGCTGCCCATTGTCGTTGGTCAGACCGGCGCTGCCGATCTTGTTCGCCGCGGTGATCAGGTCGTCCCAGTTCCAGTCGTCACCGGGCAACTCCACACCCGCGTCGGCGAAGATGTCGGCGTTGATGAACGCCGCGGTGGCGTTGCCGCCGGTGGGCAGGCCGTACAACTTGCCGTCGACGGTGGCGTTGGTCAGCGAGAAGTCCGGGTACTTCGACACGTCGAGCTGGTCGGAGACAGTGCCCAGATCCAGCAGCGCACCGAGCCCGCCGTACTCCAGTGGCTTCGCGCCGCCGAGAGCGAAGACGTCCGGGGCGGTGTCGCCGCCGCCGGCGAAGTCGGTGGCCAGGCGGTTGAACAGATCATCGGGCGAACCCACCGGGGTCTCCACGACGGTGATGTTCGGATGCTCGTCTTCGAACAGGTCGATGACGTCGGCGAACAGTGCGGCTCGCGCGTCGTCACCCCACCAGGAGATTTCGAGCTGGATGGGCTCATCCGGGTCGACCTCGCCTGCCGGCTCGGCATTGCCGGAGCAGCTGGTGAGTACGAGGAGTGCGGCGACTGCAGCGCCTGCAGCCGCGTACGAACGGGTTATACGCCTCATTGCGCCTCTTTCGGGTCGGGGCCGCCTGGCGGCCTGCTGCGTGCGGAGAAACCGCTTTCACGCTGAAGTTAGCAAACCGTCAGACCTCTGTCAACGGATTAGACGGGGCTGACAACAAAATTGAGACGAAGCGAGCGCGTCCGCTGCGGTGGTGACGATGAGCGCCGAAGCGGTCAGGACGCCCCGGCCTCAGCGGCGGCGACACGCACCGGTCCGGACGAGGCACGCACCTCCAGGCGCGGCTGGAACACCACGTCGTGGCCGGGCTGCTCGCCGCTCATCAGGGCGCGCATCCGCCGCCAGGCGAGCACGCCCAGCTCGGAGTGCGAGACGGATGCCGTGGTCAACGCCGGCGCCACATATTGCGCCAGCGGGATATCGTCGAAGCCGGTCACCGAGATGTCCTCCGGCACGCTGACGCCGAGTTCGCGCAGCCCCCGACGAGGCCGACGGCGACCAGATCGTTGAAGGCGAGGGCGGCGCTGACGCCGCTGTCGAACACGGCGGCGGCAGCGCGCCGCCCGTCCTCGGAGCCCGCACCGGCGGCGATGCGCACGACTCGGGAGTCCGGATGCTCACGCAGGAAGTCCTCGAGGCCCTGCTCCCGGCGCGCGTTGGACATGCTGCGCTCGGGGCCGTACACGTAGGCGAGCGAACGGTGCCCGAGCGCGTGCAGGTGCGCGGCGAGAGCAAAGATCCCGGCGCGGTAGTCGATCGCCAGCGAGGGCGCCGGAACGGTCGGTGAGGTGCGGTTGATCAGCACCAGGGGCTGCAGCTGGCCCGCGAGCGCGGTGAGCTGCTCGTCGGGCATGCGGGGCGCGCACAGCACGATGGCATCCGTGCGCCGACGGATCTCCACCGACAGCGGCCCCTCGTCATCCGGCGACTCCGCGGAGTCGGCGACGAGCACGCGATAGCCGTCGGCCGCCGCCGTCTTGCTGAGCCCGGCCAGCACCGACTGGAATGCCGGGTTGGCCAGGTCGGGCACGACGAAGGCGACGACCTGCGTGCGCCCGAGGGCGAGGCTGCGGGCGAGCGGGCTGGGCGCATAGGCCAGCGTGCGTGCCGAGGCCTGCACGCGCTCGGCCACCTCGGGCTCGCCGCTGAAGCGGCCGTTCATCACCCGCGACACCGTTGCCGGCGACACCCCGGCATGGCGCGCCACATCGGCGATCGTGACATTGCCCCGCTGTGCCGTCATCGTCACCTCTCCTGCCACCGGAAATCACCGGACTCGTCACACCATACCGGCGCGGGCTTGACGAATCGGCTCGAACGCGCCATTATCGACACGTTCGTGAAACCGCTTTCTCGATGAGATGCCCACTTCGGGCCCATGAGGACGCATCCGTATCGACGAGGAGGTCAGGTGAGCAGTCTCGGGGAACTCCGCACCATCGCACGATCCCGGCGAGGCACCGCCCTGCGCGTCCGGGAGAAATACCCCGACAACAAGGCCGCCCTGGTCTTCCTCCTGCCCTGGATGATCGGGCTGCTGGGTCTGACCATCGGCCCGATCTTCGCATCGCTGTACCTGTCGTTCACCGACTACAACCTGCTGCAGCCGCCGGTGTGGTCGGGGCTGGACAACATCGTCGAGATGTTCGGCGACGCGCGCTTCTGGAACTCGTTCCGCGTCACCGTCGTCTATGTGCTCGTCGGCGTGCCGCTGCAGCTCGCCCTCGCCCTCGCCCTGGCGATGCTGCTCGACAAGGGCATGCGGGGGCTGCCGTTCTACCGGTCGGTCTTCTATCTGCCCTCGCTCATGGGCGGCTCGGTCGCCGTGGCCATCCTGTGGCGCCAGGTGTTCGGCAAGGAGGGTCTGGTCAACGGCTTCCTCGCCTGGTTCGGCATCGACGGCCCCGGCTGGATCGGTCACCCCGACTTCGCCCTGGGCACGCTCATCGTGCTGAACATCTGGACCTTCGGCTCCCCGATGGTGATCTTCCTCGCCGGGCTCCGCCAGATCCCCGAGATGTACTACGAGGCCGCATCGATGGACGGTGCGGGCCGCGTCCGTCAGTTCTTCTCCATCACCTTCCCGCTGCTGACCCCGGTGATCTTCTTCAACCTCGTGCTACAGATCATCTTCTCCTTCCAGGCGTTCACGCAGGCGTACGTCGTCTCCGGCGGCACCGGAGGTCCGAGCGACTCGACGATGTTCTTCACACTGCTGCTCTACAAAGAGGCCTTCACCGAGCTCGACATGGGGTACGCCTCGGCGATGTCGTGGTTCCTGCTCGTGGTGATCGCCGCATTCACCGCCTTCAATTTCTGGCTCTCGAAGTATTGGGTGTTCTATGACGACTGAAACCGAGACCCTGCTGCGTCCGGGGGGCGCCGTTGACGCGTCGCCGCGCCGGCACCGCCATCCCGCGCCTACGCTCGCTGGGCAAGCACGCTCTGCTGATCCTGTTCAGCGTGATCATGATCTATCCGCTGATCTGGCTGCTGGTGTCCAGCCTCAAGCCGAACGCCGACATCTTCCGCGACCTCAGCATCTTCACCACCGACCTCACCGTCGACAACTACGTCAACGGCTGGAACGATCTCCAGCATCCGTTCGGGCTGTTCCTGCTGAACTCGACGATCATCGCGTTCGGTGCGATCATCGGCAACCTGCTCTCCTGCTCGATGGCGGCTTACGCGTTCGCACGCCTGAAGTTCCGCTTCCGCACGCTCGCCTTCACGCTCATGCTCGGCTCGATCATGCTGCCGTTCCAGGTCATCCTGGTGCCGCAGTTCATCATCTACAAGGAGCTGGGCTGGCTGAACACCTTTCTGCCGCTGATCGCGCCGAAGTTCCTCGCCACCGAGGCGTTCTTCGTCTTCCTCATGGTGCAGTTCATCCGCGGTCTACCCAAGGAGCTGTTCGAGGCGGCGCGGATCGACGGCGCCGGGCACTTCCGCAGCTACTTCCAGATCACCCTGCCGCTGATCATCCCCTCCCTCGCCACCACGGCGATCTTCACGTTCATCTGGAGCTGGGGAGACTTCTTCGGGCCGCTGATCTACCTGCGCCTGCCGCAGCTGTTCCCGGCATCGCTCGCCCTGAAGGGATTCCTGGACGCGCAGTCCAGCTCCAACTACGGCTCGATGTTCGCCATGAGCGTCGTCTCGCTCATCCCCCTGTTCCTGGTCTTCCTGTTCGGGCAGCGGTTCCTCATCAAGGGCGCCGCGACCTCCGGCATCAAGTGATCGAAGGGATCACCGCATGACCCGTCTCCGCTACGCCCTCATCGGCACCGGCTCCCGCGCCCAGATGTACCTCGGCGCGATCGCGTCGACGCACTCCGACGTCGCCGAGCTCGTCGCGTGGAGCGACACCAACCCCGGGCGGCTGGACTTCTCGCTGCAGCGGAACCCCGGCCTGGGCGAACCGGCACGGTTCGCCGTGTCCGCGCTGGCCGACGCCGTGCGCGAGCACCGCGTGGATCGGGTGATCATCACCTCTCCCGATTTCACGCACGCCGATCACATCGTCACCGCGCTGGATGCCGGCGCCGACGTCGTCGTCGAGAAGCCGCTCACGATCGATGAGACCGGCATCCGCCGCATCGCGGATGCCGCCCGGCGCACCGGGCGCGAGGTGACGATCACCTTCAACTACCGCTACGCACCGCGCAACAGCACGCTGAAGCAGGTGATCGATTCCGGCGAGATCGGCGAGGTGACCAGCGTGCACTTCGAGTGGGTGCTCGACACCGCCCACGGCGCCGACTACTTCCGGCGCTGGCATCGGCAGAAGGAGCTCTCCGGCGGGCTGCTCGTGCACAAGGCCAGCCATCACTTCGACCTGGTGAACTGGTGGATCTCCGATGTGCCCGTGCGGGTCTTCGCCTCGGGCGGGCTGCGATTCTACGGCGCCGAGAATGCCGCGCGCCGGAATCTCGGGCCTCGCCCCGAACGCGGCACCACCGACTCGCCGCTGCGCGACCGGTTCAGTCTCGACCTGCGCACCGACCCGACCTGGACCGGCCTGTACCTCGAGCAGGAGCAGTACGACGGCTACCTGCGCGATCGCGACGTCTTCGACGAGGGCATCACCATCGAGGACAATCTCGCCCTGATCGTCGACTACGCCGGCGGCAGCACGATGTCGTACTCGCTCAACGCTCATTCCCCCTGGGAGGGCTACACGATCTCGGTCAACGGCACGCGTGGGCGCGCCGAGCTGACCGTGGTCGAGCGCGGCGCCGTGCTCGTGGACGAGCAGGGCCGCACCGTCGTGGATCCCAGCGCCCGCCCCGACCTGGTGCACGACGACGAGACCCGTCCCGTGGCCGAGCGTGTGCTCGTGCAGCCGCACTTCGGCGTCGCCCGAGAGGTGCCGATCCCCGCCGGCGAGGGCGGGCACGGCGGCGGTGACGACGCTCTGCTGCGCGATGTCTTCCTGGGCGCCCAGCCCGACCCGCTCGGACGCACCGCCGACTGGACCGACGGGGTGCGCAGCGTCGTCGTCGGCCTCGCCGGCAACCGCTCTCTCGTCGAGCAGCGGCCGGTGCGCATCTCCGACCTCGAACTCGGTCCCGCCGGTGCGGCGATCGCGGGGGCCCGCTGATGAGAGTCGACGATCCGGCCGCCGCGGCGGCTTCCTCCGGCATCCGCTCGGGCGCGACGGTCGTCGTCACCGGCGGGGCGGGGCGGCTGGGCCGCAGCGTCGTACATGCTCTGGCGGATGCCGGGTACGAGGTGGTCTCGATCGATCGGGTACATCTGGAGGGGCTTCCCGCACGCCAGTTCGACATCGACCTTCTCGACGCCCCCACTGCTCGTGCGGCGTTCACGGAGATCGCACCGGATGCCGTGGTGCACCTGGCCGGGATCGCCGTGCCCGATGCACTGCCCGACGCGCAGGTGTTCGACGTGAACACCCGGCTGGCGTGGAGCGTGCTCGAAGCCAGCGTCGCCTGCTCGGCGCGCGCCCTGCTGACCGCATCCAGCCCCACCGTGATCGGCTACGGAGCACCCGGCGGCTGGCAGCCGGCATACCTGCCGCTCGATGAGCAGCATCCGCTCGCCCCCTGGAACGGCTACGCGGTCGGCAAGGTGGCGATCGAGGAGATCATCCGGATGGCTGTGCGTCGCCACGGCGAGCGCATGCGGTTCGGGCTGTTCCGCCCGTGCTACGTCATTGCGCCAGAGGAATGGGCCGGCGCCGCCACCCAGCAGGGGCACACCATCGCCGAGCGCCTGGCGGATCCGTCACTGTCGGCGGTGGCGCTGTTCAACTACGTCGATGCCCGCGATGCCGGCGACTTCGTGCGCACCTGGCTGGAGCGGTCGGCGTCGGTGCCGAACGGCGAGGTGTTCTTCGTCACCGCTCCCGATGCGCTCGTGCACGGGCGGACGGCGGACTCCTCGCGGCCCTCGTGCCGGGCACGGCCGATGCCTCCGGCGCGATCCCGGGCACCGAGCCCGTCTTCTCGGGCCGCCATGCCCAGCAGCTGCTGGGCTGGACGGCCCGCCGCAGCTGGCGCACCGAGCTCGCAGCGCAGAGCTGTGACGGCCAGCAGCCTCCACGACCGGCCGCACCGCCGGCCACCCCCGACGAGCAGGAGCACTCCCATGCCTGAACTGACCATTCCCGACCGCGTGCTGTTCTTCCCGGTCACCGCGTTCGACGCCGCCGACCGGGTGGATGCGGAACTGGTCGAGCAGCATGTCGCCGAGCGGGTGCAGCACCGGCCGGGCGCCGTGTTCGCCGCCTGCGGCACAGGCGAGTTCCACGCCCTGTCGTCCGCGGAGTACGCCGTCGTCGTCGAAGCCGCCGTGCGCGGTGCGAACGGCGCCGTCCCCGTGCTCGGCGGCTGCGGCGGGCCGCTCGGGCACGCCATCGAGTGCGCCCGCGCCGCCGAGCGCCTCGGCGCCGCGGGGCTGCTGGTGATGCCGCCCTATCTGGTGCGCGGCCCGCAGCAGGGGCTGGTGGACTACATCGAGCGCATCTGCGCGGCGACCGAGCTGCCGCTGATCGTCTACCACCGCGGCGCCTCGACCTTCGACCCCGCAGTCGTTCGGGCACTGCTGCGCAATCCGCAGGTCGTCGGCATCAAGGACGGCGTGGGCGACCTGGCCCTGGCCCAGCAGTTCGTGCGTGAGGCGGCACAGGCCGGGCGTGACGACGTGCTGTTCTTCAACGGCCTGCTCACCGCCGAGATGACGCAGGCCGCCTACACGGCGATCGGCGTTCCGCTGTACTCCTCGGCCACCTTCGCGATGGCACCGGACATCTCGGTGGCCTTCTTCGAGGCGCTGCGCTCCGGCGACCTCGCAGCCCAGCATCGGCTGCTCGACGGCTTCTACACGCCGCTGATCGCCCTGCGCGACGAGACGCCCGGCTTCGCCGTCGCACTCGTCAAGGCCGGTGTGCGGGCGGGCGGGCTGCCCGTCGGGCCCGTGCGCGCTCCCCTGACCGACCCGACGACCGAGCAGACCGCCCGGCTCGAGCAGCTG
Above is a window of Microbacterium suwonense DNA encoding:
- a CDS encoding fumarylacetoacetate hydrolase family protein — protein: MLTSETIAALAAELAEAERTRSVIPRITARYPDATVEDSYAIQGVWRDSQLAAGRTLVGRKIGLTSKAMQQATGITEPDYGVMFDDTVHHSGAEIPYDHFSNVRIEVELAFVLARPLEGPDCTLDDALAAIDYAVPALEVLNSHIELEGRTIVDTISDNAAYGAMVLGDVRRRPDEIDLRWVPGVLSRNGQIEETGVAAGVLGHPATGVAWLANKFHQHGARLEAGEIILAGSFTRPMWVERGDTVLCDYREMGTIECRFV
- a CDS encoding HpcH/HpaI aldolase family protein, with the translated sequence MPLRLAKPFRARLAESDRPLIGMWVCSGSPTICEIAAGSGVDWLLIDMEHSANSLESVLSQLQVAAAYPVTPVVRVPWNDAVAIKQVLDLGAQNIIVPMVSSADEARAAVAATRYPPQGVRGVGSALSRSARWNRIDGYLENATSLVSLTVQIETIAGVAAAAEIAAVDGVDAVFVGPSDLSASMGLLGQQTHPDVVAAVHSVFDAAHAAGSHVGVNAFAPDAADAYVEVGADFVAVGADVAMLARASEALASRFIPSASDEQRASY
- a CDS encoding glycoside hydrolase family 43 protein, coding for MHLDDIHIRDPFVLDSPESEHRYWLFGSTDDNIWSGPATGFDTYWSDDLENWTGPIAAFRPSDDFWSHTQYWAPEVHIHNGAFHMFATFTAEGRRRGTQVLRADRPEGPYLPWSDGPVTPHDWECLDGTLHVEDGTPYLVFCHEWKDVGDGEIHVLELSPDLRRAVGQPRMLFRASSAPWTLSIPRPEFPEVFVTDGPSMHRAADGRLFMLWSSWGDGGYAVGVATSATGSVQGPWTQSEQPLWPTDGGHGMIFADAEGQLFLTLHTPNRTPDERAAFFPLVETAEGLRLRENPQKTGETNGRASRTPIAPPERVMRSFGATRSGTTADAPARAPAIMSSPSTGCAARPITAITPPAASVCTRQPRGNEKASSPSRCTSTSSSSATSSQSAPPIVRA
- a CDS encoding ABC transporter substrate-binding protein; translated protein: MRRITRSYAAAGAAVAALLVLTSCSGNAEPAGEVDPDEPIQLEISWWGDDARAALFADVIDLFEDEHPNITVVETPVGSPDDLFNRLATDFAGGGDTAPDVFALGGAKPLEYGGLGALLDLGTVSDQLDVSKYPDFSLTNATVDGKLYGLPTGGNATAAFINADIFADAGVELPGDDWNWDDLITAANKIGSAGLTNDNGQPVYGIDLRVQDILGTYAGQVSELGMYDWDGQLDVDADDIAGWYEIETALQDGGGLPDPSVVTSNWQLPPDQQPFTLGQAGVTFGYSNLMSVYAGAGDVKMLLPPTSTDSSGVALLPSAFWSINAATKHPAAAALLVDWFLNEPAAAELILDTRGVPFNPDTLAVVAPKLEGASQIAADYVNVVLDSGVVAPPQPAGGAILNELSQRMESDVLFGKATPAEAGQRLVDELGAALK
- a CDS encoding carbohydrate ABC transporter permease, whose translation is MSSLGELRTIARSRRGTALRVREKYPDNKAALVFLLPWMIGLLGLTIGPIFASLYLSFTDYNLLQPPVWSGLDNIVEMFGDARFWNSFRVTVVYVLVGVPLQLALALALAMLLDKGMRGLPFYRSVFYLPSLMGGSVAVAILWRQVFGKEGLVNGFLAWFGIDGPGWIGHPDFALGTLIVLNIWTFGSPMVIFLAGLRQIPEMYYEAASMDGAGRVRQFFSITFPLLTPVIFFNLVLQIIFSFQAFTQAYVVSGGTGGPSDSTMFFTLLLYKEAFTELDMGYASAMSWFLLVVIAAFTAFNFWLSKYWVFYDD
- a CDS encoding carbohydrate ABC transporter permease, with the protein product MTRRRAGTAIPRLRSLGKHALLILFSVIMIYPLIWLLVSSLKPNADIFRDLSIFTTDLTVDNYVNGWNDLQHPFGLFLLNSTIIAFGAIIGNLLSCSMAAYAFARLKFRFRTLAFTLMLGSIMLPFQVILVPQFIIYKELGWLNTFLPLIAPKFLATEAFFVFLMVQFIRGLPKELFEAARIDGAGHFRSYFQITLPLIIPSLATTAIFTFIWSWGDFFGPLIYLRLPQLFPASLALKGFLDAQSSSNYGSMFAMSVVSLIPLFLVFLFGQRFLIKGAATSGIK